A region from the Hyalangium gracile genome encodes:
- the kdpC gene encoding potassium-transporting ATPase subunit KdpC, which translates to MLSVLVTALRVCVVTLVLTGGLYPLVVTGGAQLLFRHEANGSLVMDEQGQVVGSALIAQGFTHPAYFQPRPSAAGSGYDAAASSGSNLGPTSSKLRDRVLADTERLRRENPEAPGPVPAELVTTSGSGLDPHLSPEAVRWQVARVARARGVAPERILSWVETETEGRTLGVLGEPRVNVLALNLALDRQFGRPVLPGPSVGASP; encoded by the coding sequence ATGCTGTCCGTACTCGTCACCGCGCTGCGTGTCTGTGTCGTCACCCTGGTGCTTACCGGGGGGCTGTACCCGCTGGTCGTCACGGGGGGAGCCCAGCTCCTCTTCCGCCATGAGGCGAATGGCTCGCTCGTCATGGATGAGCAGGGCCAGGTGGTGGGCAGTGCCCTCATCGCTCAGGGCTTCACCCACCCCGCGTACTTCCAGCCGCGTCCCTCCGCCGCGGGCAGTGGCTACGATGCCGCCGCGTCCTCCGGCAGCAACCTGGGGCCTACCTCGAGCAAGCTTCGCGACCGCGTCCTGGCCGACACGGAGCGTTTGCGCCGCGAGAATCCCGAGGCTCCGGGCCCCGTTCCCGCGGAGCTCGTCACCACGTCCGGCTCGGGGTTGGATCCACACCTGTCTCCCGAGGCGGTGCGCTGGCAGGTGGCGCGGGTTGCCCGGGCGCGTGGTGTAGCCCCCGAGCGGATCCTCTCCTGGGTGGAGACCGAGACGGAGGGCCGCACCCTGGGCGTGCTGGGAGAGCCTCGGGTGAACGTGCTGGCCTTGAACCTCGCGCTGGACCGGCAGTTCGGCCGGCCCGTGCTTCCGGGGCCTTCGGTGGGAGCGTCACCGTGA
- the kdpB gene encoding potassium-transporting ATPase subunit KdpB, whose translation MASSSSKPTSLFEPTLLRQAAVDGLRKLHPRDVARNPVMFVVWAASLLTTVLVVKDLLGSGPTAAPAWFTVSVTLWLWFTVLFANFAEAVAEGRGKAQAGALRKMRKDTTARRQVDGREERVPAPQLRKGDLVVCEAGDVIPGDGEVVEGIASVDESAITGESAPVIRESGGDRSAVTGGTKVLSDRIVVRISANPGESFLDRMIGLVEGAARQKTPNEIALHILLVGLTLVFLMACVSLVPLALYSGVKLSGTAVVALLVCLIPTTIGGLLSAIGIAGMDRLLRKNVLAMSGRAVEAAGDVDTLLLDKTGTITLGNRMATELLPMPGVRMEELAEAAQLASLADETPEGRSIVTLVKDAYKMRPRELQAHHATFVPFTAQTRMSGCDLVDPAPRSIRKGAVDAIVKHVQSQGGTVPAEMAQAAGRIGDAGGTPLAVSDGARVLGIVHLKDVVKGGIRERFERFRAMGIRTVMITGDNPRTAAAIAREAGVDDFLAEATPEAKLALIRAEQARGKLVAMTGDGTNDAPALAQADVGVAMNTGTQAAKEAGNMVDLDSNPTKLLEVVEVGKQLLMTRGTLTTFSIANDVAKYFAILPALFMGVFPEIAPLNVMGLTSPYSAILAAVIFNALIIIALIPLALRGVRYRPLGAAALLRRSLLLYGVGGVIVPFVGIKLLDVLLTAVGLA comes from the coding sequence ATGGCCTCCTCTTCCTCGAAGCCGACGTCGCTCTTCGAGCCGACGCTCCTCCGGCAGGCCGCCGTGGACGGCCTGCGCAAGCTCCACCCGCGAGACGTGGCTCGCAACCCCGTCATGTTCGTGGTGTGGGCGGCCAGCCTGCTCACCACGGTGCTGGTGGTGAAGGATCTCCTCGGGTCCGGGCCCACGGCCGCGCCGGCGTGGTTCACCGTCTCGGTGACGCTGTGGCTGTGGTTCACCGTGCTGTTCGCCAACTTCGCGGAGGCTGTCGCGGAGGGCCGAGGCAAGGCCCAGGCCGGCGCGCTGCGGAAGATGCGCAAGGACACCACCGCCCGCCGGCAGGTGGACGGGCGCGAGGAGCGGGTGCCCGCGCCCCAGCTGCGCAAGGGGGACCTCGTGGTGTGCGAGGCGGGGGACGTCATCCCCGGTGATGGCGAGGTGGTGGAGGGCATCGCCAGCGTGGACGAGTCCGCCATCACTGGCGAGTCCGCCCCCGTCATCCGTGAGTCTGGCGGAGACCGCTCGGCGGTGACGGGCGGCACGAAGGTGCTCTCGGACCGCATCGTCGTGCGCATCTCCGCCAACCCGGGAGAGTCCTTCCTGGACCGGATGATCGGCCTGGTGGAGGGCGCGGCGCGGCAGAAGACACCGAACGAGATCGCCCTCCACATCCTCCTGGTGGGGCTGACCCTCGTCTTCCTGATGGCGTGCGTGTCGCTGGTGCCGCTGGCGCTCTACTCGGGGGTGAAGCTGTCGGGCACAGCGGTGGTGGCGCTGCTGGTGTGCCTCATCCCCACGACGATCGGCGGCCTGCTGAGCGCCATCGGCATCGCGGGCATGGACCGGCTGCTGCGCAAGAACGTGCTCGCCATGAGCGGCCGAGCGGTGGAGGCGGCGGGGGACGTGGACACGCTGCTGCTGGACAAGACGGGCACCATCACCCTGGGCAACCGCATGGCCACGGAGCTGCTGCCCATGCCGGGCGTGCGCATGGAGGAGCTGGCGGAGGCCGCGCAGCTCGCGAGCCTCGCGGACGAGACGCCCGAGGGCCGCTCCATCGTCACCCTGGTGAAGGACGCATACAAGATGCGCCCTCGGGAGCTGCAGGCGCACCACGCCACCTTCGTACCCTTCACCGCGCAGACGCGCATGAGCGGCTGTGATCTCGTGGACCCTGCACCGCGCAGCATCCGCAAGGGCGCGGTGGACGCCATCGTCAAGCACGTGCAGAGCCAGGGTGGCACCGTTCCCGCCGAGATGGCCCAGGCCGCCGGGCGGATCGGCGACGCGGGAGGCACGCCGCTCGCGGTGTCGGACGGGGCGCGGGTGCTGGGCATCGTCCACCTCAAGGACGTGGTGAAGGGTGGCATTCGCGAGCGCTTCGAGCGCTTCCGCGCCATGGGCATCCGCACGGTGATGATCACTGGAGACAATCCGCGCACCGCGGCGGCCATTGCCCGGGAGGCGGGCGTGGATGACTTCCTGGCGGAGGCCACGCCGGAGGCCAAGCTGGCGCTCATTCGCGCCGAACAGGCCCGAGGCAAGCTGGTGGCGATGACCGGCGATGGCACCAACGATGCGCCGGCGCTGGCGCAGGCGGACGTGGGCGTGGCGATGAACACCGGCACCCAGGCCGCGAAGGAGGCCGGCAACATGGTGGACCTGGACTCCAACCCCACCAAGCTGCTGGAGGTGGTGGAGGTGGGTAAGCAGCTCCTGATGACGCGGGGCACGCTCACCACGTTCTCCATCGCCAATGATGTGGCGAAGTACTTCGCCATCCTCCCCGCGCTCTTCATGGGGGTGTTCCCGGAGATCGCTCCGCTGAACGTGATGGGGCTGACGTCGCCCTACAGCGCCATCCTCGCGGCGGTCATCTTCAACGCGCTCATCATCATCGCCCTGATTCCGCTGGCGCTCCGGGGCGTGCGCTACCGGCCGCTGGGCGCGGCGGCGCTGCTGCGGCGCAGCCTGCTCCTCTATGGCGTGGGCGGCGTCATCGTCCCCTTCGTCGGCATCAAGCTCCTCGATGTCCTGCTGACCGCCGTGGGGCTGGCTTGA
- the kdpA gene encoding potassium-transporting ATPase subunit KdpA: MTVIGWLQILLFFALVLALTKPLGGYLFRVFEGERQPLPRVLGPVERLLLRLCGVDPKHEQTWSQYTLALLAFSLGGLLITYLILRLQHVLPLNPQGLPAVGSALAFNTAASFTTNTNWQSYAGESTLSYLSQMVGLTWHNFTSAAAGLGVALALARGFTRRPGLEGRKTLGSFWVDLIRCLLYVLLPLCVVYALFLVSQGVPQNFAPYRELTTLEGVKQTLAMGPVASQEAIKMLGTNGGGFFNANSAHPFENPTPLTNLVQLVSIFALPAALTYTYGKMAGDTRQGWALFAAMSLLFFVGVAGLYAAESSGNPAVASAQVAQAGNMEGKEARFGIAGSALFATVTTDASCGAVNSMHDSFTALGGLVPLVNIQLGEVIFGGVGAGLYGILVMAVLAVFIAGLMVGRTPEYLGKKIEAREMKLAMLYVLVFPLVILGLSAVAAVLPQGTSSLANAGPHGLSEILYAYTSAAGNNGSAFAGLNANTPFWNLTLGVAMLMGRFLMMLPVLAIAGSMVGKKDVPPGPGTFPTHGALFTGLLVSVILVVGALTFFPALSLGPIVEHYLAGAGKVF, encoded by the coding sequence ATGACCGTCATCGGCTGGTTGCAGATCCTCCTGTTCTTCGCGCTGGTGCTCGCGCTGACGAAGCCGCTGGGGGGATACCTGTTCCGCGTCTTCGAGGGCGAGCGGCAGCCCCTGCCACGGGTGCTCGGGCCGGTGGAGCGCCTGCTGCTGCGGCTGTGTGGAGTCGACCCGAAGCACGAGCAGACCTGGAGCCAGTACACGCTGGCGCTGCTGGCCTTCAGCCTCGGCGGCCTGCTCATCACCTATCTCATCCTCCGGCTCCAGCACGTGCTGCCGCTCAACCCGCAGGGGCTCCCGGCGGTGGGCTCGGCGCTGGCCTTCAACACCGCCGCCAGCTTCACCACCAACACCAACTGGCAGTCCTACGCGGGCGAGTCGACGCTGAGCTACCTCTCCCAGATGGTGGGGCTGACGTGGCACAACTTCACGTCCGCGGCGGCGGGGCTCGGCGTGGCGCTGGCGCTCGCTCGCGGCTTCACCCGGCGCCCGGGCCTCGAGGGACGCAAGACGCTGGGCAGCTTCTGGGTGGACCTCATCCGGTGCCTGCTCTACGTGCTTTTGCCCCTGTGCGTCGTCTACGCGCTCTTCCTCGTGTCCCAGGGCGTGCCGCAGAACTTCGCGCCCTACCGCGAGCTGACCACGCTGGAGGGAGTGAAGCAGACGCTCGCCATGGGCCCGGTGGCCTCGCAGGAGGCCATCAAGATGCTGGGCACCAACGGGGGCGGCTTCTTCAACGCCAACAGCGCCCACCCCTTCGAGAACCCCACGCCGCTCACCAACCTGGTGCAGCTGGTCTCCATCTTCGCCCTGCCCGCGGCCCTCACGTACACGTACGGGAAGATGGCGGGGGACACGCGCCAGGGCTGGGCCCTCTTCGCCGCCATGAGCCTGCTGTTCTTCGTGGGCGTGGCCGGCCTCTACGCCGCCGAGTCCTCCGGCAACCCGGCCGTGGCCTCGGCGCAGGTGGCCCAGGCCGGCAACATGGAGGGCAAGGAGGCGCGCTTCGGCATCGCCGGCTCGGCGCTCTTCGCCACCGTCACCACGGACGCCTCGTGCGGCGCGGTGAACTCCATGCATGACAGCTTCACCGCGCTGGGCGGGCTGGTGCCCCTGGTGAACATCCAGCTCGGCGAGGTCATCTTCGGCGGCGTGGGCGCGGGCCTCTACGGCATCCTGGTGATGGCGGTGCTCGCCGTCTTCATCGCCGGGCTGATGGTGGGCCGCACGCCCGAGTACCTCGGCAAGAAGATCGAAGCGCGAGAGATGAAGCTCGCCATGCTGTACGTGCTCGTCTTCCCGCTGGTCATCCTCGGGCTGAGCGCGGTGGCCGCCGTGCTGCCCCAGGGCACCTCCTCGCTCGCCAACGCGGGGCCGCACGGCCTGTCGGAGATCCTCTACGCGTACACCAGCGCCGCGGGAAACAACGGCAGCGCCTTCGCGGGCCTGAACGCCAACACGCCCTTCTGGAACCTCACCCTGGGGGTGGCCATGCTGATGGGCCGCTTCCTGATGATGCTGCCGGTGCTGGCCATCGCCGGCTCCATGGTGGGCAAGAAGGACGTGCCGCCAGGCCCCGGCACCTTCCCCACCCACGGCGCGCTGTTCACCGGGCTGCTGGTGAGCGTCATCCTCGTCGTCGGAGCGCTCACGTTCTTCCCTGCCCTCTCCCTGGGCCCCATCGTCGAGCACTACCTCGCCGGGGCCGGAAAGGTGTTCTGA
- the kdpF gene encoding K(+)-transporting ATPase subunit F, which translates to MTFEYAAGVVLSVLLTGYLVYALLQPERF; encoded by the coding sequence ATGACCTTCGAATACGCAGCCGGTGTCGTGCTCTCGGTGCTGCTCACCGGCTACCTCGTCTACGCCCTCCTTCAGCCCGAGCGTTTCTAG
- a CDS encoding M90 family metallopeptidase — MVAPFRWLRRRRLMRRPFPPEWLGYLEARVPFFRKLSPELRQRCLDQLKVFAWEKEFIGANGFVITDEVRVVVAATAVQLVLHLGLGHYDRLREVIVYPGAFKLPERTGIVLGEAKHWGQVILSWQAVLAGLHNPRDGHDTAAHEFAHVLDRADGAFDGTPRLRQYSHYQAWAAVMDEHYHALRKGRPHERKVLDDYGSQNEAEFFAVATESFFEKPRQMREKTPELYEELKRFYGWDPALEA, encoded by the coding sequence ATGGTTGCACCCTTCCGTTGGCTCCGGCGCCGCCGGCTGATGCGTCGCCCGTTTCCTCCCGAGTGGCTCGGTTACCTCGAGGCGCGGGTGCCCTTCTTCCGCAAGCTGTCCCCGGAGCTGCGCCAGCGCTGCCTCGACCAGCTCAAGGTGTTCGCCTGGGAGAAGGAGTTCATCGGCGCCAACGGCTTCGTCATCACCGATGAGGTCCGCGTGGTGGTGGCGGCCACGGCCGTGCAGCTCGTGCTGCACCTGGGCCTCGGGCACTACGACAGGCTGCGAGAAGTCATCGTCTACCCGGGCGCCTTCAAGCTGCCGGAGCGCACGGGCATCGTGCTCGGCGAGGCGAAGCACTGGGGCCAGGTCATCCTCTCGTGGCAGGCCGTACTGGCCGGGCTCCACAACCCGCGGGACGGGCACGACACCGCGGCGCACGAGTTCGCCCATGTGCTGGACCGCGCGGACGGGGCCTTCGATGGGACGCCCAGGCTGCGGCAGTACTCGCACTACCAGGCCTGGGCCGCCGTGATGGACGAGCACTACCACGCCCTGCGCAAGGGCCGGCCTCACGAGCGCAAGGTGCTGGACGACTACGGCTCGCAGAACGAGGCCGAGTTCTTCGCCGTGGCCACCGAGTCCTTCTTCGAGAAGCCCCGGCAGATGCGCGAGAAGACGCCGGAGCTGTACGAGGAGCTGAAGCGCTTCTACGGCTGGGATCCGGCACTCGAGGCCTGA
- a CDS encoding DUF6232 family protein, with the protein MSDQEPSTFAPQRPRVVLRLVPPLPPEPPAPPVERVLIETWGLRLTRECLEVGGQTYRLAELRGFRTRRESPRLSLPLLLAGVCVTLAVPLLLAQPDSGPVYAALTGITGLVFASLLHAVVACERYGLILRTAEGDREVFHTRDHQRFARVVEALDAALVRRLPESSPSLRVVSP; encoded by the coding sequence ATGAGCGACCAGGAGCCCTCGACCTTCGCGCCGCAGCGTCCTCGCGTCGTCCTGCGGCTGGTGCCTCCTCTTCCTCCCGAACCTCCCGCGCCTCCCGTGGAGCGTGTCCTCATCGAGACGTGGGGCTTGCGGCTGACGCGTGAGTGCCTCGAAGTCGGCGGCCAGACGTACCGGCTGGCGGAGCTCCGTGGCTTCCGGACGCGCCGCGAGTCCCCACGCCTGTCCCTGCCGCTGCTGCTGGCCGGAGTTTGCGTCACGCTGGCGGTGCCCCTGCTCCTCGCTCAGCCGGACTCGGGCCCCGTGTACGCGGCGCTCACGGGCATCACGGGCCTGGTGTTCGCCTCGCTGCTCCATGCCGTGGTGGCCTGCGAGAGGTACGGGCTCATCCTTCGCACGGCCGAGGGGGACCGCGAGGTGTTCCACACGCGGGACCACCAGCGCTTCGCCCGGGTGGTGGAGGCGCTCGACGCGGCGCTGGTGCGTCGGCTCCCGGAGTCGTCGCCGTCGCTCCGCGTCGTGTCGCCCTGA
- the sitA5 gene encoding SitA5 family polymorphic toxin, with amino-acid sequence MVSRRASALLLALLTACSGSQHTVVAYPDPHEAELEAVRYELRLLIPGTVEVEPVPMDAEDFQRAVRKWAVSVPTSGRPDETARLAFEMGLEADLLAEVEHGRVVRMTPLEENTPLLAPTAAAVTREYLGWCAKQGERGDCLGLLVDGATLRRDDLRTLTLALAFGPVLEETKHALKEMVSPQALLAMVVWTASMYLMLWVLPEPLSKGLAALLTVSMLAWLGVDTVWSLMSGWVQLVEETHRATTFAQLRMAGEKYSRVLGQNAARVLVMLITVALGGTAATFTKRLPQLPGFSRAAVQIEAQAGIQLAEAGLVESVAASPEGAFSIAARSVRGKRGTASQGAPATTIMRHREGNRQVTLNGQRWHVPAGRSIKEVPATDPVGDQLQAAATEAARRWNPRHLSEDEAAAIERAVSRGEYWKAKLWERAARGKFVEEALRKQFGHLRWSRTGVDALDPATGCRYEILSGTQSNMADHGRRMRDTLFRMITF; translated from the coding sequence ATGGTTTCCCGCCGCGCGAGTGCCCTGCTGCTGGCGTTGCTGACCGCGTGCTCAGGCTCGCAGCACACAGTGGTGGCATACCCGGACCCGCACGAGGCGGAGCTGGAAGCGGTCCGGTACGAGCTGAGGCTGCTCATTCCAGGCACGGTGGAAGTCGAGCCGGTGCCCATGGACGCGGAGGACTTCCAGCGGGCCGTGAGGAAGTGGGCCGTGAGCGTCCCCACTTCTGGGCGGCCCGACGAGACAGCCCGGCTGGCTTTCGAAATGGGGCTGGAAGCCGACCTGCTGGCGGAGGTGGAGCACGGACGCGTCGTCCGGATGACACCGCTGGAAGAGAATACGCCTCTGCTGGCACCCACCGCGGCGGCGGTGACGCGCGAGTATCTCGGGTGGTGCGCGAAGCAGGGCGAGCGTGGAGACTGTCTCGGTCTGCTGGTGGATGGAGCCACGCTGCGTCGAGATGACCTGCGCACCTTGACGCTGGCGCTGGCCTTCGGACCGGTGCTCGAGGAGACGAAGCACGCTCTGAAGGAGATGGTGTCACCCCAGGCCTTGTTGGCCATGGTGGTGTGGACAGCCTCCATGTACCTCATGCTGTGGGTGCTACCCGAGCCCTTGTCCAAAGGGCTTGCCGCGCTGCTGACCGTGTCGATGTTGGCCTGGCTGGGTGTGGATACGGTGTGGAGCCTGATGAGTGGTTGGGTGCAACTGGTGGAGGAGACCCATCGAGCCACCACGTTCGCTCAGCTGCGCATGGCGGGAGAGAAGTACAGCCGAGTGCTGGGGCAGAACGCGGCGCGTGTGCTGGTGATGCTGATCACAGTGGCCCTCGGCGGAACGGCGGCGACCTTCACCAAGAGGCTCCCGCAGCTGCCAGGGTTCTCGCGCGCGGCGGTGCAGATCGAGGCGCAAGCGGGCATCCAGTTGGCGGAGGCGGGACTGGTGGAGTCCGTGGCAGCCTCTCCCGAGGGAGCGTTCTCCATCGCGGCGCGCAGCGTGCGTGGCAAGAGGGGGACTGCCAGCCAGGGGGCTCCTGCCACGACCATCATGCGCCATCGCGAGGGCAATCGACAGGTCACCCTGAACGGGCAGCGGTGGCACGTTCCCGCAGGAAGATCGATCAAGGAGGTGCCAGCGACCGATCCCGTGGGCGATCAGCTCCAGGCTGCCGCGACCGAAGCTGCCCGGCGATGGAACCCTCGCCATCTTTCCGAAGACGAGGCGGCGGCCATTGAGCGAGCCGTCTCTCGAGGAGAGTACTGGAAGGCGAAGCTCTGGGAACGTGCCGCACGCGGGAAGTTCGTGGAGGAGGCATTGAGAAAGCAGTTCGGTCACCTGCGATGGAGCCGGACAGGTGTCGACGCGCTTGACCCGGCAACAGGCTGTCGATACGAGATTCTCTCGGGGACGCAGTCCAACATGGCCGACCACGGAAGACGGATGAGGGACACACTCTTCCGGATGATCACGTTCTGA